A part of Nitrospira sp. genomic DNA contains:
- the tadA gene encoding Flp pilus assembly complex ATPase component TadA, with protein MQPKAPLPGVSDSTLKAGNSENVKRISAQILAAADIDHILLDLHHDILSCFDAEDLTLFVVDSEKKEIFSKIPHLDTVQEVRIPITEQSLPGFCAKYLRPVNVGDAYSLAELAAIHPALTHDATYDKSTGFKTKQVLTYPVVAENKYLMGVIQLLNKKSGGRFTRKDEECVAEIAKALGTAFHTLRKTSKKPPSKYDYLLANGKISQQDLDVALNEVKKGTTDIESLLIEKYKVPKAEIGKSLANFHKCPYIEYNERTIVDIELLKNLNVDYLKKNHWMPLKRDRAAIEILTDDPGDLDRVQDIKRTFPGLNIRFAVSLRRDIALFLTSTTGTPETTNKMNENVSDILGELVNESQLEAQEEASSAGLDENDNAIVRLANQIIADAFRQGTSDIHIEPYGEKRDTLVRFRVDGDCFEYMKIPPSYRRAIVSRLKIMASLDIAERRKPQDGKIKFKIGDNKEIELRVATIPTAGYNEDVVMRILAASEPLPVDKMGFSDRNLREIKNIAQKPYGIILCVGPTGSGKTTTLHSVLGYINTPDIKIWTAEDPVEITQYGLRQVQVHAKIGFTFAAAMRAFLRADPDVIMVGEMRDKETADTGIEASLTGHLVLSTLHTNSAVETITRLLDMGCDSFSFADAMLGVLAQRLARRICKDCKEAYQPSKEEYEELRLGYGPDYWDSLKVAFDANLRLYRGKGCDTCNRTGLKGRVALHELLLGTDHMKKLIQNKAKTDEMLKAAMDDGMTTLVQDGIQKVLQGHTTYKEVKAVAIK; from the coding sequence ATGCAGCCCAAAGCTCCGCTGCCTGGTGTCAGTGACTCCACGCTCAAGGCCGGAAACTCCGAAAACGTCAAGCGGATCAGCGCGCAGATTCTCGCCGCCGCCGACATCGATCACATCCTCCTCGATCTCCACCACGACATCCTCAGTTGTTTCGACGCCGAGGATCTCACGCTCTTCGTCGTCGATTCGGAAAAGAAGGAAATCTTTTCCAAGATTCCCCATCTCGATACCGTCCAGGAAGTTCGCATACCGATCACGGAACAAAGTCTCCCGGGCTTCTGCGCCAAATACCTCCGCCCGGTCAATGTGGGGGATGCCTACAGCCTGGCTGAGCTGGCTGCGATTCACCCTGCGCTGACCCACGATGCCACCTACGACAAGAGCACGGGGTTCAAAACCAAACAGGTCCTCACCTATCCCGTCGTTGCAGAAAACAAATATCTCATGGGCGTCATCCAGCTCCTCAACAAGAAGAGCGGTGGACGATTCACCCGCAAAGACGAGGAATGCGTCGCGGAGATCGCCAAAGCCCTGGGCACCGCATTTCACACCCTACGCAAGACTTCGAAGAAGCCGCCGTCCAAATACGACTACCTACTCGCCAACGGCAAGATTTCGCAACAGGACCTGGATGTGGCCCTCAATGAAGTGAAGAAGGGCACGACGGACATCGAATCACTGCTCATCGAAAAGTACAAGGTCCCGAAGGCAGAGATCGGCAAATCACTCGCCAATTTCCACAAGTGCCCCTACATCGAATACAACGAGCGCACGATTGTGGATATTGAGCTGCTCAAGAATCTCAATGTCGACTACCTGAAGAAAAATCACTGGATGCCCCTGAAGCGCGATCGCGCCGCGATCGAAATTCTGACCGACGATCCCGGTGATTTGGACCGCGTCCAGGACATCAAGCGGACCTTTCCAGGCCTGAATATCCGTTTCGCCGTCAGTCTTCGCCGCGACATCGCCCTCTTTCTGACGAGTACCACCGGTACTCCCGAGACCACCAACAAAATGAACGAGAATGTCTCGGACATTCTTGGCGAGTTGGTGAACGAGTCCCAGTTAGAGGCCCAGGAAGAAGCATCCAGTGCGGGACTCGACGAGAACGACAATGCCATCGTGCGGCTCGCCAACCAGATCATTGCTGATGCCTTCCGGCAGGGAACGTCCGACATTCATATCGAGCCCTACGGAGAAAAGCGCGACACCCTCGTGCGATTCAGGGTCGACGGCGACTGTTTCGAATACATGAAGATTCCTCCGAGTTACCGCCGCGCCATCGTGTCCCGTCTCAAGATCATGGCGAGCCTCGACATTGCGGAACGCCGCAAGCCGCAGGACGGAAAGATCAAATTCAAGATCGGCGACAACAAGGAAATTGAGCTCCGTGTCGCCACGATCCCGACCGCCGGCTACAACGAAGACGTGGTCATGCGTATTCTCGCCGCGAGCGAGCCGCTCCCCGTCGACAAAATGGGGTTTTCCGACCGGAACCTGCGGGAGATCAAGAACATCGCCCAGAAACCCTACGGCATCATTCTTTGCGTCGGACCGACCGGATCCGGAAAAACGACCACGCTCCACTCCGTACTCGGATACATCAACACCCCGGACATCAAGATCTGGACGGCGGAAGACCCGGTCGAAATCACGCAATACGGTCTCCGGCAGGTGCAGGTGCATGCGAAAATCGGATTCACCTTCGCCGCCGCTATGCGCGCCTTCCTCCGCGCCGACCCGGACGTCATTATGGTCGGAGAAATGCGCGACAAAGAAACGGCGGATACGGGCATCGAAGCCTCGCTGACCGGTCACTTGGTGCTCAGCACCTTACACACCAACAGCGCGGTGGAAACCATCACGCGTCTGTTGGACATGGGCTGCGACTCCTTCAGCTTTGCCGACGCCATGCTGGGTGTGCTGGCCCAGCGGTTGGCCCGACGCATCTGCAAAGACTGCAAGGAAGCCTATCAGCCGTCCAAGGAAGAATATGAAGAGTTGCGGTTGGGATACGGCCCGGACTACTGGGATTCGTTAAAAGTCGCCTTCGACGCGAATTTACGACTCTACCGTGGGAAAGGATGCGATACCTGCAACCGGACTGGATTAAAGGGACGCGTGGCGCTGCACGAGTTGTTGCTGGGCACGGATCACATGAAGAAGTTGATCCAAAACAAGGCGAAGACCGATGAAATGCTCAAGGCCGCCATGGATGACGGGATGACCACCCTGGTGCAGGACGGGATTCAGAAGGTGCTGCAGGGGCACACGACGTATAAAGAGGTCAAGGCCGTCGCCATCAAGTAA
- a CDS encoding tetratricopeptide repeat protein: protein MPAESQPGPWVAQVNALRQQGDHWLTRGDRVRATEAYEAARRLAESLDDRKSLAGALNDLGRVALSRGDSAQALASHGRAMALARDLGASDLLLESMTALGTAEQQSGHHENSERLYQEALPLAQQQGDQSMEATLRNNLGLVRQANGDLEQATQLFRQAVVLNQATGNLASEASNHVNLGMVAEARQAYDAAEQEFERALELDKAAEHRAGIAADLVRLGRMADRRGFPDRGLAFFERASHSYLAQGDRAGAEAAVTEALACAKRLGRESDVARLEKGLKQLAGPGPAR from the coding sequence GTGCCTGCCGAATCACAGCCCGGTCCCTGGGTGGCACAGGTGAACGCTCTCCGGCAGCAAGGTGATCACTGGCTGACAAGGGGAGATCGCGTCCGTGCGACGGAGGCGTATGAGGCCGCGCGTCGCTTGGCGGAAAGTCTTGACGACAGAAAGAGCCTCGCGGGCGCGCTCAATGATCTTGGGCGCGTGGCGCTCAGCCGTGGGGATTCGGCCCAGGCCCTGGCGTCGCATGGGCGGGCGATGGCCCTGGCTCGGGATCTGGGCGCGTCGGATCTCCTGCTTGAGAGCATGACGGCGTTGGGGACGGCCGAACAGCAATCCGGGCATCACGAGAACTCCGAGCGGCTCTACCAAGAGGCGTTGCCCCTGGCTCAACAGCAGGGGGATCAATCGATGGAAGCGACGCTTCGCAACAATCTCGGTTTGGTGCGGCAGGCGAACGGTGATCTTGAGCAGGCGACGCAGTTGTTCCGCCAAGCCGTGGTCTTGAATCAGGCAACCGGCAATCTGGCCTCCGAAGCCAGCAACCACGTGAACTTGGGGATGGTGGCGGAGGCGCGTCAGGCCTACGATGCGGCTGAGCAGGAATTTGAACGGGCGTTGGAGTTGGACAAGGCCGCGGAGCATCGAGCGGGGATTGCCGCGGATCTGGTGCGATTAGGACGGATGGCCGACCGTCGGGGGTTTCCCGATCGCGGGCTCGCGTTCTTCGAGCGCGCTTCCCACAGTTATCTGGCGCAAGGTGATCGGGCCGGAGCTGAAGCGGCCGTGACTGAAGCGCTGGCCTGCGCCAAACGGCTGGGGCGGGAATCGGACGTCGCGCGATTGGAGAAAGGATTGAAGCAACTGGCTGGGCCAGGGCCCGCGAGATAG
- a CDS encoding MCE family protein gives MHYSHQLSSGRLAQIVGTFVVIPLLILAVAGFWMSRAEHLFEPKYALRASLSKSYGLEPGAPVVVSGISIGRVKQVDLNDRGTVDLTLQLLTRYQNMVKDNSELRITKSGVVVGQTQVDIGMGTAGSPALGDGATIRAVEPRDIGDLLNEVEPVLMAVKQTLLRVETITQDLQGGLKAGGKALEQVAVATQDLPSVVASVQRTMASVEQTATVLPTMTGSIKRTLNVVDRVTADVQRATGRLPAILDSAESTLASVKRLSESVDEVSQEFIPVIRTAEGTLTDVSLLVRGAKQTFPFNRFAQNAGPPPKDSPVRSQPGTQSLRGDQLRR, from the coding sequence ATGCATTATTCACATCAACTGTCGAGCGGGCGGTTGGCTCAGATCGTGGGGACCTTTGTGGTGATTCCCCTGCTGATTCTGGCCGTGGCGGGGTTTTGGATGTCGCGGGCCGAACATCTGTTTGAACCGAAATATGCGCTCAGGGCCAGTCTCAGCAAATCGTATGGGCTGGAGCCTGGCGCCCCGGTGGTGGTGTCGGGCATTTCGATCGGGCGGGTGAAGCAGGTGGATTTGAACGATCGCGGCACCGTTGATCTGACGCTGCAACTGTTGACCCGCTATCAAAATATGGTGAAGGACAATTCGGAATTGCGGATCACCAAGAGCGGGGTCGTGGTCGGGCAGACGCAAGTCGATATTGGAATGGGCACGGCCGGCAGTCCGGCACTGGGCGATGGTGCGACGATTCGTGCGGTGGAACCGAGGGACATCGGTGACCTGCTGAACGAGGTCGAGCCGGTGTTGATGGCGGTGAAGCAAACGCTCCTTCGTGTGGAGACCATCACCCAGGATTTGCAAGGCGGCCTCAAAGCCGGTGGGAAGGCCTTGGAGCAAGTTGCCGTGGCGACGCAGGACTTGCCGTCGGTGGTGGCGTCGGTTCAGCGAACGATGGCCTCGGTGGAGCAAACCGCGACGGTATTGCCGACCATGACCGGCTCCATCAAGCGGACCTTGAATGTCGTGGATCGTGTCACCGCGGATGTGCAGCGGGCAACGGGGCGGCTGCCGGCCATCCTGGACAGCGCCGAATCCACCTTGGCCAGCGTGAAGCGGCTGTCGGAGTCGGTGGATGAAGTGAGTCAGGAATTCATTCCCGTCATTCGGACGGCGGAAGGCACCTTGACCGATGTCTCACTGCTGGTGCGTGGCGCGAAACAGACGTTTCCCTTCAACCGGTTCGCGCAGAACGCCGGGCCGCCGCCGAAGGATTCGCCTGTCAGATCCCAGCCTGGCACCCAGAGCCTCAGGGGAGATCAATTGCGGCGATGA